Part of the Prosthecobacter sp. genome, TTCCGTCGATCTGCGCGGCGCGGTCGAAGTGATCGATGGCCTTGGTGCGGTCGCCTTCGCTCAAATAAACGCGGCTCAGAAGCAGATGCGCCTGGGCGTTGGTGGGTTCGAGAAACAGCACGCGTTCGGCACGCACGGCAGCACCGGAGGTGTCTCCCTCCATGAACGAAACCTTCGCGATGCCGAGCATGGCATCGGTCTGATCCGGGTCTTCATTCAGCGCCCGGGTGAAAACCTCCCGTGCCTCATCCAGATGAAGCTCTTCCAAGCATGCGCGGCCATAGAGCAACAGCAGGGAAAGATTGTTCGGCGACTGTTGCAGGGCGTCGCGTAGTGCGGAGGATTTTGGCATGGTCTTGAGGGTGAGACAGCCGCAGGGGCGATCACGCTGAGATTTAAGAGCGCATGAAGCGTGCCGCCAATGATTTCTTGGCAAGTGGCCTTCACAATCTGTGTGGGAAACCGTCTCGCCGCGGAATCTCACGTGCTTGCATGCTCACGACCGTGGCTTCTCCGAACAAACAAGCGCACGGCATGAGTAATGCCGCAGATTGTGTGACAGATGTCAGAGCGTGAACTGCTTACCACTTCTTCTTGAAGCCACCACCGCCGCCGCCAAAGCGTTTGCCGCCGCCGCCACCGCCGAATGGGCGTTTGGGCGGACCGCCGTAACCACCACCACCCTCGCCGCCACCTTGGTAGCCGCTGCCAGCGTCTTCGCGGCGCGGGCCGTCATCACCGCCACCGTAGCCGGGGCTGGGGCCTTCGCCTTCGCGTTGCTGCCAGGGTTTGCTGCCGAAGCCCGGCTTTTTGAAGCCTCCTCCGCTGAATCCACCGCCAGCTCCACCGAAGCCGGGTTTTTTAAAGCCGCCGCCGCCACCTTGGTAACCGCCGCCGCCTCCACCATAGCCGCCTTTGCTGAAACCACCGCCGCTGCCACCTTTGTAGCCGCCACCAAAGCCGGGCTTTTTGATGAATCCACCGCCACCGCCGAAACGCTTCGGACGGATGCCGCTGATGTCATCGGGACGATCCGCGTGATCCATGCGAACATCACGGCCGCGCAGTTGAGCGCCTTTGACGCCTTCGAGCACAGACTCAACGACGTCGCCAGGCACTTCGACGAAGCTGCATTTCTCCAGCACATCGATCGCGCCGATGCTGCCAGGGGTAAGGTCTTGAATGGTGTTGTAAAGCATGCCGGCGATGTCCTGCGGGCGCACCTGATCCATGCCGCCGACGTTGATGAACAGGCGCACCATGCCGGAACGCGGGCCTTTTTGAACGTAGCTGCTCTGCTTCTTGGGCAGCGGGCGCTCTTCGTCGGAGGTGTCGTATTCGTTGTCGAATTTTGCGGGCGCGGGTCTCGGAGATGCAGCGGGCGCAGGGGCGGCTGCCTGATGATTCGTCGGGCCGGCGTCCTCCTCGTGTTCTTCGGCGGGAGCGGGGGAAGCGGATGGGACGGGCGAAATGGCTGGGGCCGATGCTTCCACGGCGGCTGTTTCGACAGCGGCGGGAGCTTCCGGTGCAGGGGACTCGGTCACGGCTGGAGCTTCACCGTCGGCTGCGGGGGCCGGAGCGGCCTCAACAGGGGCGGGCTTTGGCGCAGGTGCGGCGGCCGGAACAGGGGCCGGGGTGCGCACCGGAGGAGCCGGACGGGCCTGGAATTCGCGCTGCGGCGCGTCTTTGCGCTTGGGCGCACGGTCTTCCATGATCTGCTCGGCTTCGCGGACCTGGTCCTTCATGAGGAGGTCCATGAGAGCGCTGGCGATCTCGGTGGCGGTAAAGCCGGCATCAAGCAGGCGCTGAATGCTGTGCTCGTGTGAGGTGAAGGAACTGGCTTCGAGCACGCCTTTGACCTTCTCGAAGGTCTTATCGACACGAGTGGCTTCGAGGTCTTCCTGCGACGGAACTGAGGCGCGGTCGATGCGGATGTTGATGAAGCGCTGGATGCGCTGCATGAGGTAAATTTCACGACCAGCGACGAGGCTGACGGCCTTGCCGCTGCGGCCGGCACGACCGGTGCGGCCGATGCGGTGGACGTAGTCCTCGGCATCGTAGGGCAGCTCCAGATTGACGATGAGGTCGATGTCATTCACGTCGAGGCCGCGCGCGGCCACGTCGGTGGCGCAGAGGACTTCGACAGCGCCGCTGCGGAAGTTCCTCATTACGCGTTCGCGCATGGTCTGGTTGATGTCGCCATGCAGGCGGTCGGCGGCATAACCACGGGCCACGAGGGCGTCGGTGGCGTCATCGACGGCACGTTTGGTGTTGGCGAAGACGATGGTGAGGCGCGGGGCTTCGATGTCGAGGACGCGGCAGAGCACTTCCGTTTTGGAACGGCCGTGCACCTCGTAGTAGCGCTGCTCAACCGTAGGAACAGTGAGCGCTTTTTGCTGAATGGTGATGGTGGCGGCATCGCGCGTGTAATTCTGCACGAGGCGGCGGATGCGCGGCTCGAAGGTGGCGGAGAAGAAGATCGTCTGGCGCTCCTTCGGCACAGCGGCCATGAGGCGGTCGATGTCATCGCTGAAGCCCATGTCGAGCATTTCATCGGCTTCATCGAAGACGAGCATTTTCAGACCGTCGAGCTTGATCAAGCCGCGCTCCATGAAGTCGAGAATGCGGCCTGGAGTGCCGACGACGATCTGGGAGCCACTTTGCAGCGCACGAATCTGACGGTCGTACGAAGCACCGCCGTAAACGGGCGTGGCGCGGATGTCTTTGAAGGTGGCGAGCTTGTGGATCTCCGCGCAGACCTGCATGGCCAGTTCGCGGGTGGGGCAGAGGATCAGTGCCTGCACGTTCCGCTGGGTGGCATCGACACGCTGCACGACGGGAATGCCGAAGGCCATGGTCTTGCCGGAGCCGGTCTGGCTCTGGCCCACCACATCGCGTCCGGTCAGGGCCACGGGAATGGCCTCAGCCTGAATGGGGGAGGGTTGCTCGAATCCGAGTGATTTGACGGCTTCGAGAAGCTCCGGGGCGATTCCCAGTTCAGGGAAAGTGTGTTGACTCATAATGCTGTTCCCCTGGGTTTTGAGGGCGGTCATACTCCCACCGATGGGGGAGATAGCAAGGTGTTTGATCGAAGCGCCATCTGCCCGCTCCTCATGTGAAAAAAGCCCGTCAGGAGGATGGACGATTGCAAAAGACCCCTCATAATGGCGTTTCTGTCACCCACCAACCTGCGGGTCTTCTGTGCCTGCATCCAACCATGCCAACCGCCACAGCTTCTGCTCCCCCCTCGTCTGTTCCTGCTCAAACTCTGCGCAACGCCGTCATCCGGCTCGCTGGAAATTCCCAAGATGGCATTCAGTCCATCGGCGGCTTCCTCGCCCGTCTCGCGGGCCGCACGCAGCATGATGTGATGACCTACATGACCATCCCGTCCACGATTTCGGGCGGTCCTTCGATCTTCCAGCTTCACCTTGGCTCCGGTCACGTCCTCACGGCGGGTGATGAGGCGGACGTGTTGGTGGCCTTTTACCAGCACAGCTACGACAGCCACATCGGCTCTCTGCGCGAAGGCGGCATCTGCATCTATGAGTCCGCGGAGGTCACGGAATTCAAAAACGAGCGTGGCATCCACCACATCGGTGTGCCGTTCACCGCCGCCACCATCGAGGCCCTCGGCGGCAGCGCCCGCGACCGAGGCAAGAACATGTTTGTTCTCGGCCTCCTCTGTGCCGTTTATCAGCTCGACCGTGACAAGCTCGCTGGCATCGTTTCGCGCCAGTTCGGCAAGAAGGATGAAAGCGTGCTGCGCAATGCGATGCTCGCCTTCGACGCGGGCTATGCCTATCCCATCGGTGACATCGGCACCTTCAATTTCGAGGAAGGCGAGCACAAGGACGAGCACCGTCTTAGCACTGACGGCAACACCTTGATGACCATGGGCCTGATCGCCGCCGGTGTGCGCTACGGCTCCGCGTATCCGATCACTCCTTGGTCCAGCATCATGGAAACCCTGCGCAGCGAGCTGCCGAAATACGGTGGCATCTATGTGCAGGCCGAAGATGAACTCGCCGCCGTCTCGATGACCATCGGCGCGGCTTATGCGGGCCATCTTGCCGTTACCGGCAGCGCGGGTCCGGGC contains:
- a CDS encoding DEAD/DEAH box helicase yields the protein MSQHTFPELGIAPELLEAVKSLGFEQPSPIQAEAIPVALTGRDVVGQSQTGSGKTMAFGIPVVQRVDATQRNVQALILCPTRELAMQVCAEIHKLATFKDIRATPVYGGASYDRQIRALQSGSQIVVGTPGRILDFMERGLIKLDGLKMLVFDEADEMLDMGFSDDIDRLMAAVPKERQTIFFSATFEPRIRRLVQNYTRDAATITIQQKALTVPTVEQRYYEVHGRSKTEVLCRVLDIEAPRLTIVFANTKRAVDDATDALVARGYAADRLHGDINQTMRERVMRNFRSGAVEVLCATDVAARGLDVNDIDLIVNLELPYDAEDYVHRIGRTGRAGRSGKAVSLVAGREIYLMQRIQRFINIRIDRASVPSQEDLEATRVDKTFEKVKGVLEASSFTSHEHSIQRLLDAGFTATEIASALMDLLMKDQVREAEQIMEDRAPKRKDAPQREFQARPAPPVRTPAPVPAAAPAPKPAPVEAAPAPAADGEAPAVTESPAPEAPAAVETAAVEASAPAISPVPSASPAPAEEHEEDAGPTNHQAAAPAPAASPRPAPAKFDNEYDTSDEERPLPKKQSSYVQKGPRSGMVRLFINVGGMDQVRPQDIAGMLYNTIQDLTPGSIGAIDVLEKCSFVEVPGDVVESVLEGVKGAQLRGRDVRMDHADRPDDISGIRPKRFGGGGGFIKKPGFGGGYKGGSGGGFSKGGYGGGGGGYQGGGGGFKKPGFGGAGGGFSGGGFKKPGFGSKPWQQREGEGPSPGYGGGDDGPRREDAGSGYQGGGEGGGGYGGPPKRPFGGGGGGKRFGGGGGGFKKKW